aattgagtaaccCGCAACTATTGCAAAAATAGTGCTTGGTCAACTTGCCCACTTTCATAGCAAAACAAagtacctgattggttgactttttccAGCTGTTATGGGGAAGTAATCCATGCTAGAACAAATCCTGAATTTATcaggagttttctccctttgttatttttcttttataaattaatCACTTAAAGACTAatacaatagttttttttaacatactcCAAGACCTGGATATTTCTAAACACATAAACTACCTCCAGTTTATCATATTTACTGTTCTCTCATAAGTAGTTTAGTTAACCAAGAAGAAAATTTAGCTTGAGATAAATACATCACTCATGAAATACACTTGTACAAAATCATGTAAGAAAATTCAACAACAGACTTCAGGACAGTTATGAATAGGCTTACGTTGCGCAGTCCTCAGCCAATGGAAAAGCTGGGAATATGTGTTACCTGGGCATACCATGACGTCACGATCAAGGCCTTTTTTGTGCCTGGCGATTGTTGTAAGAATATATCTCAAGGATAAAAAAGCAGTATTCATCCACATTTTGCAAAATGCTAGCTTTTTCCAATCataagaaaacacattttatagcTTACTGGtcctgttttttttgtttgtttgtttgtttgtttgtttgtttgtttgtttgtttgtttgtttgtttgtttgtttgttgatgctCCTAGTAAAAGAACGGCAATCATCATCGTTAGATTTTCCCTAAATGTTAATACTGTATTACtacataaatatcaaaatttatttcaaactatATGAAGACAACTTTTACAAAGGTTTCCAAGAtagcttctgtttgttttctctttgcttGTTTGAAAAGGCTGTCCATGGCATATTTGTATTATATCGCTATCCCACTGTATACACCACATCTAGTCTGTGCACAGTCAACACTCAGGCTATAGGTCTGTCAGTGGAAGCACAGAAAGTACGcacgtacacactgacaaacgcAGGAACGTGCACATAAGGCACGTCTTACTAATTTTTCTAACTGCTCGAACGCATAAAGACTGAAGCCTGATATTTTATGATTGCAGGTCCACCGTGCAGCAGATTCCTTAAAAATCGTATTTTCGGaacaaagacataaaagctGACTCACTGGGAACAGTGCAGCGGCTTTTTCTACtgattgtttttatatatttttaaaaatgaacactCTAAAGACAACACAGCATTTAATCACCTGTTGACTGTGGTAAATGcaaagaataacaaaagaagCACATagaatagagagaaagacatctGATTATAGTTCAATGTGTCATCGGTTGATTAGCTAGAAGATTCTGAAGGCATCTTGGCGATTGGTGGAGCAGCAATGAGCGAAAACATAGATTCGGTGTCAGGACCTACAGACACTCCTGTGAACCTCGATATAAGGGACAGCGAAGGGTTCACATTGCTGATGAGAGCTTCACAACCTTCAGCTGAAGGTGAATGTGTGAACTCTAACGGCGACACTCTAAGTGTTATTAACCACTTACTGGACAGTGGGGTCGACACTGAAGCCCGTTCTCCTGATGGGCTGACCGCCTTTGAAATGGCTGTCCAGTGTAACTACTGGCCTGCAATACTAGCGCTTCTTCCTCGATGTGAGGTGAAGATCGGTGATAATGTTTTATTGGAGGGACAACTATATCTTCATGAGCTGGctaaacaaaaagatatttgtgaAGAGAAACTAAGGTCGTTCACAAAAACGTTACTTGCACATGGCCTGAACATCAACGAGCTTGACAGTCATGGTCATTCACCTTTGATCCTTGCAGCCAAACATAAAAACTGGAATTATGTTGTTGTGCTGCTACAGCATGGCGCAGAAGCAAATGTAAATGTCAACAGCCAAAATCTTTTACATCTTATTATTGCTAACCAAAGAGAAATTCCTCACTCAATGTTGACAGCTTTACTGGATGCAATGCAGGCTCGGGGAGTCGACTTTAACAGACAGGATTATGAAGGAAGGCCAATCTTGTTCAAATACGAAGTGTATTCTTCTATCTCTTCTGGGCAGGATCCTTCTGGTTCATTTTTAGGATGTTAGTCCACAGAGGAGCAAATCCTTTAGTTCCTGATTTTCTTGGATATTCACTGCTCCGATTCGCTTTAGGTGTAAATGAAGATTATGGACTAAACTTAGTCAAATTTCTCGTGCATTCGGGAGTAACTACCCATCAGACTTGACAAACGTTTTCAGAATGGTTGTCCACCCTCCTTAACGTCATCTCCAACTCAAGCTGCTCTTTTAGCAAAAGATGTCCAGGCCTTGAAGCTTTTGGTCGAATCTGGTGCCAGTAGCAACAGGGAATTGTTTGAGCTGAGTGAACAGTATGAGAAACCATTACAACTCGAAAAGACAAGAGTACAGACAGAAATGCTGAACATTTTGAAGCAGGCTGCCACTCAGCCTCGGTCTCTCAAGTCTCTGTGTCGCCTGACTGTCTCTCACGCTCTTGGCTGTGGCACCAGAAGGGAAGAGAAGGTCACGTGTCTTCCTGTCCCTCAACGGCTTCAGCAGTACATCCTGTTTCATGACATACTGTCAGAAGAGCTTCAGACTCCAGAAGAAATATCTCACCATATGCAATCTAGGAGGGATAGAAGAATGTTTGCCCCAATTCGCCGGTGGGTATGTGGGAATTCCCTCATGTCACGGGCACGTCAACAAAACGCGCCACCCACAAAAACACTGAAGGGCAGTAATTGGAGTAAATTTCAGTGATTACTTAATTTGgtattaattttctttcctttcttttctttttttcccttgcctatttaatttatttgaacaACCACTCCTTCAATTGCTTTTGAACGTTTTGGTTCAATGCGCtgtgacagttattttttttaatgagcttGAAAGTAAGATTTCAGATTTGTCATTGAGTCAACTTGCTGTCTTATAATTGCTAATAATCACACTGCATTCAtcgttttgtaaatatttgaaaaaaagcaattgccatgatgagaaaaaattatgtgaaggAAAGCGTTTGACGGAAAATGTTTTACACTGTCAGGTGGCTTATTAagtttatattgtaaataatttgtacatGACACATAATTGCGAACATGTTTAAGTGTCTGTTACAGATGCTTCTTTatggaaagaaatgaaagatgcGATGAGATCATAACAATAGTCATAACGCTGTGTCTTCTTTGTGTAATAATTTGTCTAAAATGTCAATCTTAACTATcgaaactttatttattttcatctatgATAGATAACTAATCTTGCAGTGTAGGAAATATTGAGACAGCTGTGAGGGATGAGAAACGTCCATGTAATCCTTGTTTGATCATCTACATGTGCGCAaattaaaaagaggaaaacataACATTCACTGAGCTGATGTTATAGTTACACAGTATACATACATAGATCATCTTATGACTACTTTCAGCTAAGTATTCGGGTCATGATGACATTTTACcaataaccatttttttttttaaattattgtaacgccttTTACCAACTGTAAGCAGACACTTGCTGTGTATTTTGTAAAGTGAAGATGTGACTATTTCATTATGTCAATACTTAAAAGGTATGATGTTTCGATTGGAATGTTACAGTATACTTTTATATACTGCTTGTATATACTGCTTGTATATACTGCTTTCCATGTTCGCCTGTAAATCTTATCTTTTAGCTTTGACAAATGTTTGCTATTATTGATACAAAAATTTCAATTTATGAATTAGCAATTGCAACGCTAGTTATTTTTACTCACTGGTACAGCTACATTTATCATCGTGGACGGATCATAAAAGGGGATCGGTTCtccttagttttgtttttattttgtggttgtggttcgatttgaataaaaatgttggagcttcatgtgtgca
This is a stretch of genomic DNA from Pomacea canaliculata isolate SZHN2017 linkage group LG3, ASM307304v1, whole genome shotgun sequence. It encodes these proteins:
- the LOC112559067 gene encoding ankyrin-1-like — translated: MSENIDSVSGPTDTPVNLDIRDSEGFTLLMRASQPSAEGECVNSNGDTLSVINHLLDSGVDTEARSPDGLTAFEMAVQCNYWPAILALLPRCEVKIGDNVLLEGQLYLHELAKQKDICEEKLRSFTKTLLAHGLNINELDSHGHSPLILAAKHKNWNYVVVLLQHGAEANVNVNSQNLLHLIIANQREIPHSMLTALLDAMQARGVDFNRQDYEGRPILFKYEVYSSISSGQDPSGSFLGC